The genome window TGACCAGCACGACGATGTTCTCCGATGTCGTGCTGCCCGCCGCGACCTGGTACGAGAAGCACGACCTGTCGAGCACCGACATGCACCCGTTCGTCCACTCGTTCAACGCCGCGGTCGCCCCGCCCTGGCAGTGCCGCACCGACTTCGACGCCTTCCACGCCATCGCGCGCCGCTTCAGCGAGCTGGCCCGCGACCACCTCGGTGTGCGCCGCGACGTGGTCGCCACCGCGCTCGGCCACGACACTCCGGGCGAGACCGCGCAGCCAGGCGGAGTCCTGCTGGACTGGCGGGCGGGGGAGACCGAACCGGTTCCCGGGCGGACGCTGCCCACCCTGACCGTCATCGAACGGGACTACCCCGCGGTGGCCGACAAGCTCGCCGCGGTGGGGCCGCTGCTCGACAAGCTCGGTACCACGATCAAGGGCTACACCGTGGAGGTCGGAGAGGAGCTGAGCCGGCTCGGCGCCCACAACGGCGTGGCCCGCAGCGGCGCGGCCGCGGGACGCCCCCGGCTGGACACCGACATCCGCACCGCCGACGCGATCCTCGCCCTTTCCGGCACCACCAACGGACGCCTCGCGGTCGAGGGCTTCCGCGCGCTGGAGGAGCGCGTCGGCCGGCCGCTCGCGCGGATCGCCGAGCACGACGCCGGGCACCGGATCACCTTCGCCGACACCAGGTCGCGGCCTGCTCCGGTGGTGACCAGTCCGGAGTGGTCCGGTGACGAGTCGGGCGGGCGGCGCTACTCGCCGTTCACCATCAACGTCGAGCAGCTCAAGCCGTGGCACACCCTCACCGGGCGCCAGCACGTCTTCCTCGACCACGACTGGATGGCCGAGCTCGGTGAGCAGCTCCCGGTGTACCGGCCGCCGCTGGACCTGCACCGGCTCTCCGGCGAACCGCGCATCGGTCCCGGAGGCGATGCCGAGGTCGTGGTCCGCTACATCACCCCGCACTCGAAGTGGTCGATCCACACCGAGTACCAGGACAACCCGATCATGCTGACGCTCTCGCGGGGCGGCCCGGCGATCTGGATGAGCCCGGCCGACGCAGCGGCCATCGGTGTGTCGGACAACGAGTGGGTCGAAGCGGTCAACCGCAACGGCGTGGTGGTCGCACGCGCGGTCGTCTCGCACCGGATGCCGACCGGGACGGTTTTCCTCTACCACGCGCAGGAACGGACGGTGAACGTCCCCAAGAGCCGGACCGACGGGCGGCGCGGCGGCATCCACAACTCGCTCACCCGGATCCAGATCAAGCCCACCCACCTCATCGGCGGCTACGCGCAGCAGTCGTTCGCGCTGAACTACCACGGCCCGACCGGCAACCAGCGCGACGAGGTCACCACGATCCGCCGCCGCGACCAGGAGGTCGAATACTGATGCGCGTCATGGCACAGCTGGCGATGGTGATGAACCTCGACAAGTGCATCGGCTGCCACACCTGTTCGGTCACCTGCAAGCAGACCTGGACCAACCGCGGCGGCGTCGAGTACGTCTGGTTCAACAACGTCGAGACGCGGCCCGGTCAGGGCTACCCGCGCCGGTACGAGGACCAGGAGCACTGGCGCGGCGGGTGGGAGCTGGACCGCAGGGGCCGGTTGCGGCTTCGCAGCGGGAGCCGGCTGCGCAGGCTCGCCTCGCTGTTCGCCAACCCCGACATGCCCCGGCTCGACGACTACTACCAACCCTGGACCTACGACTACCGCAACCTCACCGACGCCCCGCTCGGCGACGACACCCCGGTGGCCCGGCCGACGTCGGCGATCACCGGTGCTCCCGCGGACGTGCGGTGGGGGCCCAACTGGGACGACGACCTCGGCGGCATGCCCGAGCACTCCGACGCCGACCCGGTCGTGGCCAAGCTGCGCGACGAGCTGGGGATGGAGCTGAAGTTCGAGTTCGAGCAGTCGTTCATGTTCTACCTGCCCCGGATCTGCGAGCACTGCCTGAACCCGTCGTGCGTGGCCTCGTGCCCCTCCGGCGCGATGTACAAGCGCGTGGAGGACGGCATCGTGCTGGTCGACCAGGAGCAGTGCCGGGGCTGGCGGATGTGCGTGTCGGGCTGCCCGTACAAGAAGGTCTACTTCAACCACCGCACCGGCAAGGCCGAGAAGTGCACCTTCTGCTACCCGAGGGTGGAGGTCGGCCAGCCGACCATCTGCTCGGAGACGTGCGTGGGGCGGCTGCGCTACATCGGGGTCCTGCTCTACGACGCCGACCGGGTGTCCGAGGCGGCCGCCGTCACCGACGACCACGCCCTCTACCCCGCGCAGCGCGACCTCTTCCTCGACCCGGACGATCCCGCGGTGGCCGCAGAGGCCGAACGCGCGGGCATCCCGCACGACTGGATCGAGGCGGCGCGCCGCTCCCCGGTGCGCGACCTGATCTGCACCTACCAGGTGGCGCTGCCGCTGCACCCGGAGTACCGCACCATGCCGATGGTTTGGTACATCCCGCCGCTGTCGCCGGTGGTCGACGCGGTCGCCGGGACCGGCTTCGACGGGGAGGACGCGGGCAACCTCTTCGGCGCCATCGACGCGCTGCGCATCCCGGTGGAGTACCTGGCCGAGCTTTTCACCGCGGGCGACGTCGGCCCGGTGAGGGCGTCTCTGCGCAAGCTCGCGGCGATGCGCTCGTTCATGCGGTCGGTGAACCTCGGCGAGCAGCCCGACGCCGCACCGCTGGACGCGGCGGGGCTGACCGCCGAGGAGGTGGGCTCGATGTACCGGCTGCTCGCGCTGGCCAAGTACGACGAGCGCTACGTGATCCCCACTGCGGGCATCGGCGACGCCCACGAGCTGGAGTCCATCGCCACGACGTGCAGCCTCGACACCGACGGAGGCCCGGGAATGGGCGGTCCGCCGCTGAAGTCCGGCGGGACGGACCTGTTCGTCTGGAACGGCGAGGGACGGCCCGACGGCATGTTCCCCGACACCCGGGCGCGTTCGTGATGCGGCTGTTC of Saccharopolyspora erythraea contains these proteins:
- the narH gene encoding nitrate reductase subunit beta, encoding MRVMAQLAMVMNLDKCIGCHTCSVTCKQTWTNRGGVEYVWFNNVETRPGQGYPRRYEDQEHWRGGWELDRRGRLRLRSGSRLRRLASLFANPDMPRLDDYYQPWTYDYRNLTDAPLGDDTPVARPTSAITGAPADVRWGPNWDDDLGGMPEHSDADPVVAKLRDELGMELKFEFEQSFMFYLPRICEHCLNPSCVASCPSGAMYKRVEDGIVLVDQEQCRGWRMCVSGCPYKKVYFNHRTGKAEKCTFCYPRVEVGQPTICSETCVGRLRYIGVLLYDADRVSEAAAVTDDHALYPAQRDLFLDPDDPAVAAEAERAGIPHDWIEAARRSPVRDLICTYQVALPLHPEYRTMPMVWYIPPLSPVVDAVAGTGFDGEDAGNLFGAIDALRIPVEYLAELFTAGDVGPVRASLRKLAAMRSFMRSVNLGEQPDAAPLDAAGLTAEEVGSMYRLLALAKYDERYVIPTAGIGDAHELESIATTCSLDTDGGPGMGGPPLKSGGTDLFVWNGEGRPDGMFPDTRARS